From the genome of Triticum aestivum cultivar Chinese Spring chromosome 3B, IWGSC CS RefSeq v2.1, whole genome shotgun sequence, one region includes:
- the LOC123071967 gene encoding leucine-rich repeat receptor protein kinase MSP1 gives MIEKIERYTSPKNITAMGSRSICLLILLVIFIPSSVMSESSDIKTLFTLRHSIAEEKGFLRSWFDSETPPCSWLGITCSGRSVVAIDLSSMPLYVRFPSCIGAFESLVLLNLSGCGFTGELPDTLGNLQRLQYLELNDNQLTGNLPASLYTLKMLKEMVLDNNLLHGQLSPAIAQLQHLTKLSISGNSISGGIPTELGSLQNLEFLDLHMNSLNESIPAAFRNLSQLLHLDLSQNNLSGLIFSGISSLVNLMSLDLSSNNFVGPIPREIGQLENLRLLILGQNAFSASIPEDIGNLKRLQVLLLPECKLTGTIPWSISGLVSLEEFDISENHLDAELPTSIGLLGNLTQLIAKNAGLRGSIPKELSNCKKITLINLSFNAFTGSIPEELAELETVISFSVEGNKLSGNIPDWIRNWANARSISLGQNLFSGPLPLLPLQHLLSFSAETNRLSGSVPAEMCQDNSLQTLILHDNNLTGSIEETFKGCTNLTELNLLGNHLHGEIPGYLAELPLVSLELSLNNFTGMLPDRLWESSTLLQISLSNNQITGQIPDSIGRLSSLQRLQIDNNYLEGPIPESVGYLRNLTILSLHGNGLSGNIPIELFNCRNLATLDLSSNNLTGHIPRAISNLTLLNSLILSYNQLSGAIPAEICVGFENEVHPDSEFVQHNGLLDLSYNRLTGQIPAAIKKCSMLMVLNLQGNLLNGTIPSELGELTNLTSINLSSNGLVGPMLPWSAPLVQLQGLILSNNHLNGTIPVEIGQVLPKISMLDLSGNVLTGSLPQSLLCNKYLNRLDVSNNNLSGKILFFCPMDGESSSSLLFFNSSSNHFSGTLDESISNFTQLSSLDIHNNSLTGSLPSALSDLSFLNYLDLSSNDFYGVIPCGICNIFGLTFANFSGNHIEMFSSSDCAAGGVCSTIGTGRRVAHPSHRVRRLGIICILSLAVIIVLVLLVFYLRHKLSRNSSLVIVPAGKAKATVEPTSSDELLGRKSREPLSINLATFQHSLLRVTTDDILKATKNFSKEHIIGDGGFGTVYRAALPEGRRVAIKRLHGGHQFQGDREFLAEMETIGKVKHPNLVPLLGYCVCGDERFLIYEYMENGSLEIWLRNRADAVEALGWPDRLKICLGSAHGLAFLHEGFVPHIIHRDMKSSNILLDVNFEPRVSDFGLARIISACETHVSTDIAGTFGYIPPEYGQTMKSSTKGDVYSFGVVMLELLTGRPPTGQEDLEGGGNLVGWVRWVIARGTRNELFDHCLPVSGVWREQMVRVLGIALDCTADEPWKRPSMVDVVKGLKTTQAMECGPLVVTVSRGS, from the exons ATGATTGAGAAG ATTGAACGCTACACAAGTCCAAAGAACATAACAGCAATGGGATCTCGAAGCATCTGCCTTCTCATTCTTCTTGTGATCTTCATCCCCAGCTCTGTCATGTCTGAATCAAGTGATATAAAAACTTTATTCACTCTGAGGCACTCAATTGCTGAAGAAAAAGGTTTCCTTCGCAGCTGGTTTGATTCAGAAACTCCCCCATGCAGCTGGCTAGGTATAACCTGTTCGGGGCGTAGCGTTGTGGCCATAGACTTGTCCTCCATGCCACTCTACGTCCGGTTTCCTTCATGCATTGGGGCATTCGAGTCGCTTGTTCTGCTGAACTTAAGTGGGTGTGGGTTTACTGGTGAGCTTCCAGACACCCTGGGGAATTTGCAGCGTCTTCAGTACCTAGAACTGAATGATAACCAGCTTACTGGGAACCTGCCTGCCTCATTATATACCTTGAAGATGCTGAAAGAAATGGTGCTTGACAACAACTTATTACATGGACAACTCAGCCCTGCAATTGCTCAGTTGCAGCATCTCACCAAGCTGTCCATATCCGGGAATTCCATCTCCGGTGGCATTCCTACAGAGTTGGGCAGTCTGCAGAACCTAGAGTTTCTGGACCTTCACATGAACAGCCTAAATGAATCTATACCAGCAGCTTTTCGTAATCTGTCTCAGCTGTTGCATCTTGATCTAAGCCAGAATAACCTCAGTGGATTAATATTTTCTGGAATCAGCTCATTGGTGAACCTTATGTCACTTGATCTGTCCTCAAACAATTTTGTGGGGCCAATACCTAGGGAGATTGGTCAACTGGAAAACCTTCGACTGCTGATTTTGGGCCAAAATGCGTTCAGCGCGAGCATTCCAGAAGACATTGGTAATCTGAAGCGGCTTCAAGTACTTCTGCTCCCTGAATGCAAACTCACAGGCACCATCCCTTGGTCAATCAGCGGTCTTGTAAGCCTGGAGGAATTTGACATATCAGAGAACCACTTAGATGCTGAACTCCCAACATCAATCGGTCTGCTTGGCAATCTGACACAGCTGATTGCGAAGAATGCAGGGCTCAGGGGGAGCATACCGAAAGAACTAAGTAACTGCAAGAAGATTACTCTCATAAATCTGTCATTTAATGCCTTCACTGGCTCCATCCCTGAAGAACTTGCAGAACTGGAAACTGTTATCTCTTTTTCTGTGGAAGGGAACAAACTATCAGGCAATATTCCAGATTGGATAAGGAACTGGGCAAATGCAAGATCTATATCGCTGGGTCAAAACTTGTTCAGTGGACCTTTGCCATTGCTGCCATTGCAGCATCTGCTCAGTTTCTCTGCAGAAACCAACCGTCTCTCAGGTTCTGTCCCTGCTGAGATGTGTCAAGACAACTCCTTGCAAACACTCATACTGCATGATAACAATCTGACTGGAAGTATCGAGGAAACTTTTAAAGGATGCACAAACCTCACCGAGCTGAACTTGCTAGGTAACCATCTTCATGGAGAGATACCAGGGTACCTGGCTGAGCTGCCTTTAGTTAGTCTGGAATTGTCCCTTAACAATTTCACAGGAATGCTGCCTGACAGGTTGTGGGAGTCATCAACTCTTTTGCAGATCTCTCTCAGCAATAATCAGATTACCGGCCAGATCCCAGATAGCATTGGTAGGCTGTCCAGCTTGCAGAGGTTGCAGATTGACAATAACTATTTGGAAGGACCCATTCCAGAGTCTGTTGGCTATCTACGAAATCTGACTATTCTGTCTCTGCATGGCAATGGGTTATCTGGGAACATTCCAATAGAACTCTTCAACTGCCGAAACCTTGCTACACTGGACCTGAGCTCTAATAATCTGACCGGTCACATCCCGAGGGCCATATCGAACCTGACATTGCTCAATAGCTTGATTTTGTCTTATAACCAGCTCTCTGGTGCTATTCCTGCTGAGATCTGTGTGGGGTTTGAAAATGAGGTTCACCCTGACTCGGAGTTTGTGCAGCATAACGGCCTTCTTGATCTGTCATACAACCGGTTGACTGGTCAGATTCCGGCAGCAATAAAGAAGTGTTCTATGCTGATGGTGCTAAACCTGCAAGGCAACTTGCTAAATGGCACCATTCCCTCAGAGCTTGGTGAGCTGACAAATCTTACAAGCATTAATCTGTCTTCTAATGGATTAGTTGGACCAATGCTTCCTTGGTCTGCACCATTGGTACAACTTCAAGGCCTTATTCTATCAAACAACCACCTAAATGGCACCATTCCTGTTGAGATAGGCCAAGTTCTTCCCAAAATTTCAATGCTAGACTTGTCCGGTAATGTACTTACCGGAAGTCTACCCCAGTCTTTGCTGTGCAACAAATATCTGAACCGCCTGGATGTCAGTAACAACAATCTCTCTGGGAAAATTTTATTCTTTTGTCCCATGGACGGAGAATCCTCAAGCTCATTGCTTTTCTTCAATTCAAGCAGTAACCATTTCTCAGGGACCCTAGATGAGTCTATCTCAAACTTCACACAACTGTCTTCTCTTGATATCCACAACAATAGCCTCACTGGAAGCTTACCATCAGCACTCTCTGATCTCAGCTTTTTGAACTATCTTGACCTCTCAAGCAATGATTTCTATGGTGTCATCCCTTGTGGTATTTGCAATATATTTGGCCTCACATTTGCCAACTTCTCTGGTAACCACATCGAAATGTTCAGCTCATCTGATTGTGCAGCAGGAGGTGTTTGTTCTACTATTGGCACTGGTCGTAGGGTGGCTCATCCATCTCATCGAGTTCGAAGATTAGGGATCATTTGTATCCTTTCACTTGCTGTCATCATTGTGTTGGTACTTCTGGTGTTTTATCTGAGACACAAACTATCAAGGAACAGTTCATTGGTTATTGTGCCTGCTGGTAAGGCCAAGGCTACCGTTGAGCCAACCTCAAGTGATGAGCTCCTAGGAAGGAAGTCAAGGGAACCTCTGAGTATCAATCTCGCAACTTTTCAGCATTCACTGTTGCGGGTCACTACCGATGATATACTGAAAGCCACAAAGAATTTCAGTAAAGAACACATCATAGGTGATGGTGGCTTTGGCACTGTCTATAGGGCGGCACTCCCTGAAGGCCGGAGAGTCGCGATCAAGAGGCTTCATGGTGGCCATCAGTTCCAGGGTGACCGTGAATTCCTAGCTGAGATGGAGACCATTGGAAAGGTGAAGCATCCAAACCTTGTTCCCCTGCTTGGTTACTGTGTTTGCGGCGACGAGCGGTTCCTGATCTACGAGTACATGGAGAATGGGAGCCTTGAGATATGGCTGAGGAACCGTGCAGATGCGGTTGAAGCACTTGGATGGCCAGACCGTCTCAAGATCTGCCTTGGTTCTGCCCATGGACTTGCTTTCCTTCATGAAGGATTTGTGCCTCATATCATCCACCGGGACATGAAATCAAGCAACATCCTGCTGGACGTGAACTTCGAGCCGAGGGTCTCTGACTTTGGCCTCGCAAGGATAATCAGCGCGTGCGAGACTCACGTCAGCACCGACATCGCCGGTACATTTGGATACATCCCCCCGGAGTACGGCCAGACAATGAAGTCCAGCACGAAAggcgacgtgtacagcttcggcgtCGTCATGCTGGAGCTTCTTACAGGACGGCCACCTACAGGGCAAGAAGACTTGGAAGGTGGTGGGAACCTTGTCGGCTGGGTACGATGGGTGATCGCTCGCGGGACAAGGAACGAGCTGTTTGATCATTGCCTGCCGGTCTCAGGCGTGTGGCGGGAGCAGATGGTGCGCGTGCTCGGCATCGCCCTGGACTGCACGGCCGACGAGCCGTGGAAGCGGCCAAGCATGGTGGACGTGGTGAAGGGCCTCAAGACGACCCAGGCAATGGAGTGCGGGCCTCTGGTGGTGACGGTGTCCAGGGGCTCGTAG